A DNA window from Mucilaginibacter xinganensis contains the following coding sequences:
- the tilS gene encoding tRNA lysidine(34) synthetase TilS has protein sequence MLPVKKFTDFIEQNNLFTQGSKILAAVSGGMDSVIMVHLLKSAGFNFGIAHCNFQLRDDESTGDEQFCYQLAQQLDVPFHNISFDTLAYAADEKVSTQMAARTLRYQWFEQVRQQADYSIIALAHHQNDAIETILLNLTRGTGIAGLHGILPKNGLLVRPLLFLTRDEILTLVNRLQLPYREDSSNASVKYARNKIRLEVIPALKQLNPGLEKTFDNNLKHFRELELLLNERVDKLKQQLFVAHANEIRVPLEDLRVLKPQHLLLFNLLQDFGVNDTLIDDLISSLNKHSGRVFETTGFKLILDRTHLIITPKKNEKQPETLIALHDRHVDYGHYKLAILHDESPLIVKNNPMAVSTDADLLIYPLTLRPWKTGDHFTPLGMKGRKKVSDFFIDQKVPLHLKDEIPLIVNGNGDIVWVGGYRLNDQYKVTANTKKVTIFELANLNI, from the coding sequence ATGCTGCCCGTTAAAAAATTCACTGATTTTATTGAGCAAAACAACCTTTTTACGCAGGGCAGTAAAATACTTGCTGCAGTAAGCGGTGGTATGGATTCTGTCATCATGGTTCATTTGCTTAAATCAGCAGGCTTTAACTTTGGCATAGCACATTGTAATTTTCAGTTGCGCGATGACGAATCAACAGGCGACGAGCAATTTTGTTATCAGCTGGCGCAACAACTTGATGTACCGTTTCACAACATCAGCTTTGACACCTTAGCATACGCCGCCGACGAAAAGGTATCAACCCAAATGGCGGCCCGCACCCTGCGTTATCAATGGTTTGAACAGGTAAGGCAACAAGCTGATTATTCGATTATTGCGCTTGCGCACCATCAAAACGATGCAATTGAAACAATATTGTTAAACCTTACACGCGGTACCGGTATTGCGGGCCTGCACGGCATTTTGCCAAAAAATGGTCTGCTGGTGCGCCCATTGCTTTTTTTAACCCGTGATGAAATCCTCACCCTTGTTAACCGGCTGCAATTACCTTACCGGGAAGACAGCAGCAATGCTTCGGTTAAATATGCGCGCAATAAAATCCGCCTGGAGGTTATCCCTGCGTTGAAACAGCTTAACCCCGGCCTGGAAAAAACTTTTGACAACAACCTTAAACATTTCAGAGAGCTGGAGTTACTATTAAATGAGCGGGTCGACAAATTGAAACAGCAGCTGTTCGTAGCCCATGCAAACGAGATCAGGGTACCACTGGAGGACTTAAGGGTCCTGAAGCCGCAGCACCTGCTGCTTTTTAACCTTTTGCAGGATTTCGGCGTTAACGATACGCTTATTGATGATCTGATTTCGTCATTAAACAAACATTCGGGCAGGGTTTTCGAAACAACAGGGTTTAAGCTGATATTAGACCGTACCCATCTGATCATCACTCCTAAAAAAAACGAAAAACAACCCGAAACATTGATTGCGCTGCATGACAGGCATGTTGATTACGGCCACTATAAATTGGCCATTTTGCATGATGAAAGTCCGCTTATTGTAAAAAACAACCCCATGGCGGTGTCAACGGATGCCGATCTGTTGATATATCCTTTAACTTTGCGGCCGTGGAAAACGGGCGACCATTTCACCCCCCTGGGAATGAAAGGCCGGAAAAAAGTAAGTGACTTTTTTATTGATCAGAAAGTGCCGCTGCACCTTAAAGACGAGATCCCGTTAATTGTAAATGGCAACGGCGACATTGTTTGGGTAGGTGGTTACCGGCTTAACGATCAGTACAAAGTTACCGCAAACACTAAAAAAGTAACTATATTCGAATTGGCTAACTTGAATATTTGA
- a CDS encoding porin family protein encodes MKKVLLSAAILIAACISAQAQFSLGIKGGVNFSKINTDNLSSSTRTGYQAGIFTRFGSALYLQPELYLSGTGGDFHSNDNSVSGNAHFTNLNVPVLIGHSFGAKNLNFRVMAGPVYTSILSKNLSQSLQDAYADFGHYKSSTLGFQAGAGVDIGAITADLRYEGGLTKINSDFGQRQNLFALSIGFKIL; translated from the coding sequence ATGAAAAAGGTTTTATTGAGTGCAGCAATACTGATAGCAGCATGCATCAGCGCGCAGGCACAATTCTCATTGGGAATAAAAGGCGGTGTAAACTTTTCGAAGATCAACACCGATAACTTAAGCTCATCAACCCGCACCGGATACCAGGCCGGTATTTTTACCCGCTTTGGCAGCGCGCTTTACTTACAGCCCGAGCTGTATTTGAGCGGAACCGGAGGCGATTTCCATTCGAACGATAACTCGGTGAGCGGGAATGCGCATTTTACCAATCTGAATGTACCGGTGTTAATCGGTCACTCGTTTGGTGCAAAAAACTTAAATTTCAGGGTAATGGCGGGTCCGGTTTATACATCAATATTAAGTAAAAACCTTTCGCAAAGCCTACAGGATGCCTATGCCGATTTTGGACACTACAAAAGCAGCACGCTTGGCTTCCAAGCCGGCGCTGGTGTTGATATTGGTGCCATTACTGCCGACTTGCGCTATGAGGGCGGCTTAACCAAAATAAACTCTGACTTTGGCCAGCGTCAAAACCTTTTTGCATTAAGTATTGGATTTAAGATCCTGTAA
- a CDS encoding non-canonical purine NTP diphosphatase — translation MHQLVFATHNAHKLHEVSAKIDGQIKLLSLDDIGCLDDIAETGTTFHQNASIKSNYIHTEFKLDCFADDSGLEIDALDGEPGVYSARYAGEHGNHQANINKVLTRLSGQNNRSARFRTVISLIWNGAEHFFEGTAEGTIRQERAGTDGFGYDPIFEPLGYNVTFAEMSLEEKNRISHRAKAMEKLIAFLNGK, via the coding sequence ATGCACCAGTTAGTTTTTGCAACCCATAACGCCCATAAGCTGCACGAGGTTTCAGCTAAAATTGATGGGCAGATAAAATTATTGAGCCTGGATGATATCGGTTGTTTGGATGATATTGCTGAAACCGGCACTACCTTCCACCAAAATGCCTCCATAAAAAGCAATTATATTCATACAGAATTTAAGCTGGATTGCTTTGCCGATGACAGTGGACTTGAAATTGATGCGCTGGATGGCGAACCCGGCGTTTACTCAGCCCGGTATGCCGGCGAACACGGCAACCACCAGGCCAATATCAACAAAGTTCTTACCAGGCTAAGCGGACAAAATAACCGCAGCGCACGGTTCCGCACCGTTATTTCTTTGATCTGGAATGGTGCTGAACACTTTTTTGAAGGCACCGCAGAGGGCACTATCCGACAAGAACGCGCAGGGACCGATGGCTTCGGTTACGACCCTATATTTGAGCCCCTCGGCTACAACGTCACTTTTGCCGAAATGAGCCTGGAAGAGAAGAATCGCATAAGCCATCGCGCTAAAGCAATGGAAAAGCTAATTGCGTTTTTGAATGGGAAATAA
- the hemH gene encoding ferrochelatase yields the protein MSKKGVLLVNLGTPDSPSTGDVRKYLDEFLMDARVIDINPIARALLVKGIIVPFRGPKSAKLYRHIWDKETGSPLLHYSKLQHQALQQRLGGEYQVELAMRYQSPSIASALDRLKASLVESIQVIALFPQYASASTGSVYDKVMELVKDWQTIPSISFVNSFHDNELMIETFAANGKKYNPETYDHILFSFHGLPQRQLIKCDHTGNYCLKSEGCCNTLNDTNKLCYSAQSHDTARLIAEKLNLPKEKYTICFQSRLGNDPWVQPYTSKVIEQLAKEGKKRLLVFCPAFVADCLETVYEVTEEYGEEFKALGGEHIQLVESLNDSPTWIDALEEMVVGKK from the coding sequence ATGAGTAAAAAGGGAGTTCTGCTTGTTAACCTTGGTACGCCTGATAGTCCTTCAACAGGGGATGTTCGTAAATACCTCGATGAGTTTTTAATGGATGCAAGGGTAATTGATATCAATCCCATAGCCCGTGCGCTTTTAGTTAAAGGGATAATTGTTCCGTTCAGAGGGCCTAAATCCGCAAAATTATACCGGCATATCTGGGACAAAGAAACCGGCTCGCCCCTGCTTCACTATAGCAAACTACAGCACCAGGCGCTTCAGCAGCGGCTGGGCGGCGAATACCAGGTTGAATTAGCCATGCGCTACCAAAGCCCCTCAATTGCCTCGGCTTTAGACAGGCTAAAAGCATCACTGGTTGAAAGCATCCAGGTAATCGCGTTGTTCCCTCAATATGCATCAGCCAGCACCGGCTCGGTTTATGACAAAGTGATGGAACTGGTTAAAGACTGGCAAACTATCCCGTCTATCTCATTTGTAAACTCGTTTCATGACAACGAGTTGATGATAGAAACCTTTGCTGCCAACGGTAAAAAGTACAATCCGGAAACTTACGATCACATCCTGTTTAGCTTTCACGGCCTGCCGCAAAGACAGTTGATTAAGTGCGACCATACCGGCAATTATTGCCTAAAATCTGAAGGGTGCTGCAACACTTTGAACGATACCAACAAGCTTTGCTACTCGGCACAGTCACATGACACCGCGCGGCTGATAGCTGAGAAATTAAACCTTCCCAAAGAAAAATATACTATTTGTTTTCAATCGCGCCTGGGTAACGATCCCTGGGTACAGCCCTACACCAGCAAAGTTATTGAGCAGCTGGCCAAAGAAGGAAAAAAACGACTGCTGGTATTTTGCCCTGCCTTTGTTGCCGATTGCCTTGAAACCGTTTATGAAGTTACCGAAGAATACGGCGAAGAGTTTAAAGCGCTGGGCGGAGAACACATCCAGCTGGTAGAAAGCCTGAACGATTCGCCAACCTGGATTGATGCCCTGGAAGAAATGGTTGTCGGCAAGAAATAA
- a CDS encoding 4-hydroxy-3-methylbut-2-enyl diphosphate reductase, with protein sequence MGDYQLKVTIDQDSGFCFGVVYAIDMAEEILAEDGYLYCLGDIVHNDEEVERLKAKGLRIIEHADLASLSNEKVLIRAHGEAPDTYRTALENKITLIDASCPVVLKLQNRIKTSFDANEKILIFGKHGHAEVVGLQGQTNNEALVFQDIAELDNVELPENITLYSQTTKSMEKFYNIKDQLLERGYNLKANDTICRQVSNRDKDLPKFATRFDKVVFVSGQKSSNGKVLFEVCRKHNPNTYFISSVSELQNCEFSIGDTVGIAGATSTPMWLMQDVKAALEKL encoded by the coding sequence ATGGGAGATTACCAGTTAAAAGTTACTATTGACCAGGATTCGGGATTTTGCTTTGGTGTTGTTTACGCCATTGATATGGCCGAAGAGATCTTAGCCGAAGACGGGTACCTTTACTGCCTTGGGGATATTGTGCATAATGACGAAGAGGTTGAACGGCTAAAAGCCAAAGGTCTCCGGATTATTGAACATGCCGACCTGGCCAGCCTTAGTAACGAAAAGGTGCTGATCCGCGCACACGGCGAAGCGCCCGATACCTACCGTACAGCTTTAGAAAATAAAATTACGCTTATTGATGCATCGTGCCCGGTGGTGCTTAAATTACAAAACCGCATCAAAACATCATTTGACGCCAACGAGAAGATCCTGATATTTGGAAAACATGGGCATGCTGAAGTTGTGGGCCTTCAGGGGCAAACCAACAATGAAGCCTTGGTTTTTCAGGACATTGCCGAACTGGATAACGTGGAATTACCTGAAAACATTACCCTTTACAGCCAAACTACCAAAAGCATGGAGAAGTTTTATAACATCAAAGATCAGCTATTGGAACGCGGCTATAACCTTAAGGCTAATGATACCATTTGCCGGCAGGTATCAAACCGGGATAAGGATTTGCCCAAATTTGCGACAAGGTTTGATAAGGTGGTATTTGTTTCAGGGCAAAAATCGTCAAACGGGAAGGTCTTATTCGAGGTGTGCCGCAAGCATAACCCCAATACCTATTTCATTTCATCCGTAAGCGAACTGCAAAATTGCGAGTTTTCTATTGGTGACACGGTAGGCATTGCCGGCGCAACCTCAACCCCAATGTGGCTGATGCAGGATGTGAAGGCTGCTTTAGAAAAACTATAA
- a CDS encoding peptidylprolyl isomerase: MRKFGIAIFSIILFIQAAKAQQKHTLDKIAGVVGSSIILQSDIELKYATYIAQGMQPNPAFKCQILQQLLTQKLLAAQAVIDSVEVKDDEVDADVDRRMRGMIQRAGGQDRLEQFLGRSVIQYKDEIRPDIKEGLIAQRMQQKITSNINTTPQDVKKFYDGIPKDSLPTFNKEVEVGEIVFNPKLNAAEKDAYKTKAEELRKRILAGEDFGALARLYSQDPVSAPNGGDLGFNDRTAFVKEFTAMAFKLKAGDISPVFESDFGFHFLQVIERRGEQVHVRHIVIVPAVTQESLNRIKGKADTVYNLLIKSKATDFSSAAAFYSDNKDTKFNGGMMLNADNVEARSTYIPTDKLDPQVALVIDTMKVGGISKPFLFTGADGKSGYKILYLKSTSNAHKANLDQDYPKLKEYANNSKINRTVSEWFEKKRKETYIRIDSQYQGCPTIKDWSTPSSVPATAEVKP; encoded by the coding sequence ATGAGAAAGTTTGGGATAGCCATTTTTAGTATTATTTTATTTATACAGGCAGCAAAGGCGCAGCAAAAACACACGCTCGACAAAATTGCCGGTGTGGTGGGAAGCAGCATTATCCTTCAGTCGGATATAGAATTAAAATATGCAACCTATATTGCCCAGGGTATGCAACCGAATCCGGCCTTTAAATGCCAGATTTTACAGCAGCTGTTAACACAGAAATTATTGGCTGCACAGGCGGTTATTGATAGCGTTGAAGTTAAAGACGACGAAGTGGACGCTGATGTTGATCGCAGGATGCGCGGAATGATACAACGTGCAGGCGGACAGGACAGGCTGGAACAGTTTTTAGGCCGGTCGGTTATTCAATACAAAGACGAGATTCGTCCGGATATTAAAGAAGGATTAATTGCGCAGAGAATGCAGCAAAAAATCACCTCGAACATAAATACTACCCCGCAGGATGTTAAAAAGTTTTACGACGGAATCCCTAAAGACAGCTTGCCTACCTTTAACAAGGAAGTTGAAGTGGGCGAAATTGTATTTAACCCAAAATTGAATGCGGCCGAAAAAGATGCGTATAAAACAAAGGCAGAGGAGCTAAGGAAAAGGATTTTAGCAGGTGAAGATTTTGGAGCGCTGGCCCGCCTTTACTCGCAGGACCCCGTTTCGGCCCCTAATGGCGGCGACCTTGGTTTTAATGACCGTACCGCATTTGTTAAAGAATTTACGGCTATGGCTTTTAAGCTTAAAGCCGGAGATATTTCTCCTGTATTCGAGTCGGATTTTGGTTTTCACTTTTTACAGGTGATTGAACGCCGGGGCGAGCAGGTGCACGTACGCCATATAGTGATAGTGCCAGCTGTTACCCAGGAAAGCTTAAACCGAATAAAGGGAAAGGCCGATACCGTTTATAATTTGCTGATAAAAAGCAAGGCAACCGATTTCTCATCTGCCGCTGCGTTTTATTCGGATAATAAAGACACTAAGTTTAATGGCGGAATGATGTTAAATGCAGATAATGTGGAGGCTCGTTCCACTTACATCCCAACAGATAAGCTGGATCCGCAGGTTGCTCTTGTTATTGATACCATGAAGGTCGGCGGTATTTCAAAACCGTTTTTATTTACCGGCGCCGACGGCAAAAGTGGCTACAAGATCCTTTACCTGAAATCAACCAGTAACGCGCATAAGGCCAATCTTGATCAGGATTATCCTAAATTGAAAGAATATGCCAACAATTCAAAGATCAACCGCACAGTAAGTGAGTGGTTTGAGAAAAAAAGAAAAGAAACGTATATCCGCATAGATTCACAATACCAGGGCTGCCCAACTATAAAAGATTGGAGTACACCGTCATCTGTACCGGCAACTGCTGAAGTTAAACCTTAA
- a CDS encoding OstA-like protein, with translation MCQKKSVVNLIKSKESYGIKLNGKDLVKVYQGTFRQDFSTLSSDSAYFYPQDNAFDAFGHVVINQGDTLNIYSDKLNYNGNTKIALLTDNVKMVDKDATLTTNYLTYNTATRIGTYVNGGKLVNKDNTLLSKNGYYFAFSHDSYFRYNVSLTSPDALIKTDTMRYNTNSKIAYFYGPTHIYGTKAEKGKKDKDTLYTENGTYNTVVEQAAFGKNNLYTSGTKSLKGDSLFYDKIKGYGRAVKHVTFTDKEQKTTIKGNLGIYFKAEERTVMTEDPYIIIVTEKKDTAKTDSAAKADSIRKVDTSFKINPEKSKSAINMAKLIKQTLPGKADTVINTRQFNPDLVRNNKLKADSILKKLPLDTGKLHKQIDAAIKKAPVDLKNINMKTLQSKVIPMVFKAKNINKEDIIPLRAGQPHLQPEIKAPKDTSHIKRDSVYMSADTIETQILTYKDLKIYQEKQRLAHIRDTTSKPKSKIPESKFLTGKLAGVPLDTTFRHPEFFGKPKQAPKKPPVVLTKKQLMADSLRKKRLDDSITTARKLEPSDTARIRIVLAHHNFKLFKSDMQAKSDSMFYSNSDSTIRCFVNPLIWTEGSQLSGDTIYLQMKHKKMDNMVMFPHAFIVNIEKGDSVHFNQIAGKKMRGYFKDDKLHQIFIDGNAESIYFNRDSGKTEVSGMERSLSTGIRVNFEKNQATNIGFYLKPEHKYTPIAKVVDDDKILKGFIWKPKERPVSKESIIPSYNRKAAAKQARDNAKKGKVPDKSPPGVKAVKDSVNNKLQNLPGVKAARDSLNKLPQKLPGIKAVGDSLNKALSKSPALKAVKDSLLKAAPVKQPVKDSAIIKPPAVKKPGSN, from the coding sequence ATGTGCCAAAAAAAATCAGTAGTTAACCTGATCAAATCAAAGGAAAGCTACGGAATAAAACTTAATGGAAAGGACCTGGTGAAGGTTTACCAGGGAACCTTCAGGCAGGATTTTTCGACCTTAAGTTCAGACAGCGCCTACTTTTACCCGCAGGATAATGCCTTTGATGCCTTTGGACACGTGGTTATTAACCAGGGCGATACGCTTAACATATATTCAGACAAGCTAAATTATAACGGTAACACAAAAATTGCCCTGCTTACTGACAATGTAAAAATGGTAGATAAAGATGCTACCCTTACTACCAATTACCTTACTTATAACACCGCTACGCGGATTGGCACTTATGTTAACGGTGGTAAACTAGTGAATAAGGATAATACGCTGCTCAGTAAAAATGGGTATTACTTTGCCTTTTCGCACGATTCATATTTCAGATACAATGTATCGCTCACCTCGCCGGATGCTTTAATAAAGACCGATACCATGCGGTATAATACCAACAGCAAGATAGCATACTTTTATGGGCCCACCCACATTTACGGCACCAAGGCCGAGAAAGGCAAAAAAGATAAGGACACGCTTTATACCGAAAACGGCACCTATAACACCGTTGTGGAGCAGGCCGCTTTCGGAAAAAACAATTTATATACTTCCGGAACAAAATCGTTAAAGGGAGACAGTTTGTTTTACGATAAAATAAAAGGCTACGGCCGCGCCGTTAAGCATGTTACTTTTACAGACAAGGAACAAAAAACTACCATAAAGGGGAATTTAGGTATATACTTTAAAGCCGAAGAGCGAACGGTAATGACCGAAGACCCTTATATAATTATTGTAACGGAGAAAAAAGACACTGCAAAAACTGATTCGGCAGCCAAAGCCGATTCGATCCGAAAGGTGGATACTTCATTCAAAATAAATCCGGAAAAAAGTAAAAGTGCCATTAATATGGCTAAGCTGATTAAACAAACCCTGCCGGGTAAGGCAGATACCGTTATCAATACCCGGCAATTTAACCCTGATTTGGTAAGGAATAATAAATTAAAGGCAGACTCGATATTGAAAAAGCTGCCCCTGGATACCGGCAAGCTGCATAAGCAAATTGATGCTGCGATAAAGAAAGCACCTGTTGATCTGAAAAATATTAACATGAAAACTTTGCAGTCGAAAGTGATCCCGATGGTCTTCAAGGCAAAAAACATTAATAAGGAAGATATCATCCCCCTTCGTGCAGGGCAACCTCATCTTCAACCGGAGATTAAAGCGCCAAAGGATACCAGCCATATTAAGCGCGATTCGGTTTACATGTCGGCAGATACTATTGAAACGCAGATCCTTACTTATAAGGACCTGAAGATATACCAGGAAAAGCAACGCCTTGCACATATAAGGGACACCACTTCAAAGCCAAAGTCGAAGATCCCGGAGTCGAAATTTTTAACGGGGAAACTGGCCGGTGTGCCGCTTGATACCACATTTCGCCATCCTGAGTTTTTTGGGAAACCGAAGCAGGCTCCCAAAAAGCCACCTGTTGTTTTAACTAAAAAACAGCTGATGGCTGACAGCCTGCGAAAAAAACGCCTGGACGATTCTATTACTACGGCCCGTAAGCTTGAGCCGAGCGATACCGCACGCATCCGCATTGTACTGGCACATCATAATTTTAAACTCTTTAAATCGGACATGCAGGCCAAGTCCGACTCTATGTTTTACAGCAACAGCGATTCAACCATCCGCTGCTTTGTAAACCCGCTGATCTGGACGGAAGGCTCTCAACTCTCCGGCGATACCATTTATTTGCAGATGAAGCATAAAAAAATGGACAACATGGTGATGTTTCCGCATGCCTTTATTGTAAATATTGAAAAGGGCGATTCCGTACACTTTAACCAAATAGCCGGAAAAAAAATGCGCGGTTATTTTAAAGACGATAAGTTGCACCAAATTTTTATTGATGGCAATGCGGAAAGTATTTACTTTAACAGGGATAGCGGAAAAACAGAGGTAAGCGGCATGGAGCGTTCTTTAAGTACAGGTATCCGGGTTAATTTTGAAAAGAACCAGGCAACCAACATCGGGTTTTATTTAAAGCCCGAGCACAAATACACGCCTATAGCCAAAGTGGTTGATGATGATAAAATTTTAAAAGGCTTTATCTGGAAACCGAAGGAAAGGCCGGTATCAAAAGAGTCTATCATCCCGTCATATAACCGGAAAGCGGCAGCAAAGCAAGCCCGGGATAACGCGAAAAAAGGTAAAGTGCCGGATAAAAGCCCGCCGGGTGTAAAAGCCGTGAAGGATAGTGTTAATAATAAGTTGCAAAATCTGCCCGGCGTAAAAGCAGCAAGGGATAGCCTGAATAAATTACCTCAGAAATTACCGGGCATAAAAGCGGTTGGCGATAGCCTGAACAAAGCGCTGTCAAAATCACCTGCGCTAAAAGCCGTAAAAGATAGTTTATTGAAAGCCGCACCTGTTAAGCAGCCGGTAAAAGATAGTGCTATAATAAAGCCACCCGCAGTTAAGAAGCCGGGGAGCAATTGA
- a CDS encoding AAA family ATPase yields MQHRSEVEAADALRQAYQQISAEIGKVIIGQQEVLKFVLISIFSNGHCLLVGVPGLAKTLLVQTVAQVLDLDFKRIQFTPDLMPSDIIGSEILGEDRNFKFIPGPVFANIILADEINRTPPKTQAALLEAMQEKAVTAAGVTHRLSQPFFVLATQNPIEQEGTYPLPEAQLDRFMFNVALNYPSFSEELQVVKNTTSTNKVEVNKLLNAEQIVYFQQLVRNIPVADNVLEYAVKLVAKTRPHGEFASASVKRLLNWGAGPRASQFLILGAKCHAVINGKYSPDIEDVQAIAKPILRHRIVRSYHAEAEGLSADDIIEQLF; encoded by the coding sequence ATGCAACACCGCTCGGAAGTGGAGGCTGCTGACGCTTTAAGGCAGGCTTACCAGCAAATAAGTGCTGAAATAGGTAAAGTAATCATCGGTCAGCAGGAGGTATTAAAGTTTGTGCTCATTTCTATTTTTAGTAATGGGCACTGTTTGCTGGTTGGCGTACCCGGCCTGGCAAAAACACTGCTGGTTCAAACAGTTGCACAGGTGCTTGATCTTGATTTTAAGCGCATCCAGTTTACCCCCGACCTGATGCCTTCAGACATCATTGGTTCAGAGATCCTCGGTGAGGACCGGAATTTTAAATTTATCCCGGGCCCGGTTTTTGCAAACATCATTCTTGCGGATGAAATTAACCGTACCCCCCCCAAAACGCAGGCGGCTCTTTTAGAGGCTATGCAGGAAAAGGCAGTTACCGCGGCGGGGGTTACCCATCGTCTTTCGCAACCTTTTTTTGTATTGGCTACGCAAAACCCCATTGAGCAGGAAGGCACTTATCCGCTGCCCGAAGCGCAGCTGGACAGGTTCATGTTCAACGTGGCGCTAAACTATCCAAGTTTTAGCGAGGAGCTGCAGGTAGTTAAAAATACCACCAGCACCAACAAAGTTGAAGTGAATAAGCTTTTAAATGCGGAGCAGATCGTTTATTTCCAGCAGCTGGTGAGGAATATTCCCGTTGCCGATAATGTATTGGAGTATGCGGTTAAACTGGTAGCCAAAACGCGCCCGCATGGCGAGTTTGCCAGTGCATCGGTTAAGCGTCTTTTAAACTGGGGCGCTGGCCCAAGGGCATCACAATTTTTAATTTTGGGCGCCAAGTGCCACGCGGTGATCAATGGCAAGTATTCGCCGGATATTGAAGACGTGCAGGCAATAGCAAAACCTATATTAAGGCACCGCATTGTACGCAGTTACCACGCCGAAGCAGAAGGTTTATCTGCCGACGATATCATTGAACAGCTTTTTTAA